The following DNA comes from Streptomyces sp. NBC_00690.
CGGCGCAGGCAGAGACCACGGCCGCTCCCCCGCCCCCCACTCGTACGACATCCGGTTCGGGCAGCCGCTCCAGCACGTGCGGGGCCCGGCCGTGCACCACCTGGAGTTGGACGGCGGCACGCCGGCCGGCGGCGTCGGTGCGGGCGCAGGCATCCGCATCGACGTCGACGGCGATCACCGCGGCCCCAAGGCGAGCAGCGTCGACGGCGAAGGCCCCGGACCCGGATCCGACATCCCAGACGAGGTCGCCGACCCGGGGGCCGATGCGGGCCAGTTGAAGGGCGCGCACCTCCTCGGACTCCCCTTCGGCCCGTGACAGCGCGTCTTCGAGGGCGCCCGCTCCCCTGCCCCCGTCGGCGGCGCGCGGCGGCAGCTCTCCTCCGTAGGAGTCGGTGGGCAGCGCCCAGCCGCGCACCCCGACCGGGTGTCCGGCCTCCCGACCGGCGATCCAGGCGGCCGTCGGCGCGGGACGGACTCCGGAACCGCCGATGACGATCACGACATTGGGGTCCCGCCACACATGGTCGGCGGCCTTGTCGGAGGTGAGCACGCTGACCTGCTCGCGGTCGGTGCCCAGTTCCTCGCAGATGACGAAGGTGCGGTGGACGCCTTCGAGGAGCAGTGCCAACTCGCTGGGGCCTGCCCCCGGAGATGTCAACACGGCGACCTTGGGGTGCGCTCGGCAGACATTGACCGCGCGGCGGAGGGTACGGGGGTGGGCGACGACGATCTGGGCGTCGTCCCAGGGCATTCCGGCCCGGGCGAAGGCCGTGGCGACGGAGGACACCGCGGGGACGACCTCGACCTCCAGGCCGTGCTCGGGTGCGCGCAGGGTGCGGACGACTCCGAAGAAGCCCGGGTCCCCGTCGGCGAGCACCACGGCGGTGCCGCGGTGGCCCGCGATCCGGCGGGCGGCGAGGTCGATGCTGCCCAGGCGGATGCGTTCGGCCCCGGGCGGCACTTCGGGCAGCGCGAGATGGTGTGCGGCACCGGCGACCAGGGTGGCGGCAGTCAGCGCGGAGGTGGCCGTGGCGGTGAGGGGCGAACCGTCCCAACCGATCACCGTGACACGGTCGGCCATCTCATGAGCTCCTGGTGTCGTCGCAGGTGGTGGTCGCCCCTGAGCTGCGCGGGTGCGCGGGGGCAGAGTGACAGTACCTGGCTCGGGCACGGGCGGGACCGGCTCAACTGCCGGCGCCCTGGAGCACGGCCGATGCATGGCCGGGTTCTGCTCTTGTGCGGGCTCGGCAACCATGTCCTCGATCCCCGACCACCCTGGCGTGAGGCTGTGGAGGAGCGGACGGATCAGCGCTCGCCCTGCTCGGCGCGGAGGCTTTCGGAGCACCCGCCGCACGGTGTCCCGGTCAGTCAGAGCTGGACTGGGCTGGACCGGGCTGGGCTGGGCTGGGCTGGGCTGGGCTGGGCGGCTAATTCAACTCGTTGAAGGACGCATAGCCGAATTGCGCCATCTGGTCCGTGCCACCTTCGAGGTCCTCGGGCAGCAGGCTCCAGACGATGAGGTCGGTGCGCATGTCCATCCAGTCGCCGTCGTCCCGCTGGGCCCGGGCTATCCAGGCGTTGCGCAGCACTCCTTCGCTGATGCCGCCGACCTTCTGGGCGACCTGTTGGGAGGCGGTGTTGTCGGCCGGGGTGCGCAGTTCCATCCGTTCGAACTTCTGGTCCCGGAAGAGCCATTTGGCGACGGCCAGCACGGACTCGGTGGCGTACCCCTCGCCGCGGGCCCAGGGGGCCGTGACGTAGGAGATCTCGGTGGCGAGGGTGTGCCAGTTGGTGTTGCGGAGGCGGATCGTGCCGACCAGCCGCTGGGTGAGGAACTCGGTGACCGCGAGCGCGATGCCATCGCCGCGCGTGCGCTGTGCAGGAGCGATCCTGCGGACCCAGTCGCGGGCGTCGTCACCGGTGTACGGGAGGGGTGCCGATGTCCAGGCAGCCACGAGTTCGTCGTTCATCATCTCGGTGTACGCGGGGATGTCGGCCTCCTCGAAGGGGCGCAGCACCAGTCGCTCCGTGCTGATGGACACGTCCGGAAAGGTGGTAGTCATGCGCCGCTCCGTAGCCAGGGGCCTGCTGGGTCCGGGTACCAGAACCAGGGGTCTGCCGAAGTGCCAAGGATGCAGCATGGACACGCCCGGCCGCACCACAGGGTGCCGCTCGCGGCCGTGAGTCCGGCCGTGGAGCCGCATACCCCCAAGTGAGGGACGCTGTCGGTCCGTTCGAGGTGGGCTCACCTCGGCCCGCGGATTTTCCCGGGCGCTGGGCGCGGGCGCGGGGTCATGAGTCGAGGCCGTGGCGTACGGAGCCGCCATCGGTCTGACCGAGCGCTACCGGAGCGGGTTCGGTACGAGCTTCTGCCACTGACCCGTCCAGTTGGAAAGGCCCGCGGCCCCCGTGCGTACGTCGTGAACGTACGGACGGGGGCCGCGGGGTGACGTGGAGGCGACGGGCCGTGCCGCTTAGAACGCGGGTATGACCGAGCCGTCGTACTCGTCCTGGATGAACTTCTTCACCTCGGGCGAGTTCAGCAGCTTGACGAGCTTGACCACCTGCGGGTCCTTCTCGTTGCCTTCCTTGACGGCGAGGAAGTTGCCGTAGGGGTTGCCCTCCGCGGCTTCGAGGACGAGCGAGTCGTCCTTGGGGCTGAGCTTCGCCTCGACCGCGTAGTTCCCGTTGATCACGGCGGCGTCGACGTCGTCGAGCGAGCGCGGCACCTGGGCCGCCTCCAACTCCTTGAACTGGATCTTCTTCGGGTTCTCGGCGATGTCCTTGGGCGTTGCGTCGTTGCCGGCGCCCGCCTTCAGCTTGATCAGGCCGTTCTGATCGAGGAGCTTGAGCGCGCGGGCCTCGTTGGTGGTGTCGTTGGGCAGTGCCACGGTCGCGCCGTCCTTGAGGTCCGTGAGCTTCTCGACCTTGTTGGAGTAGAGGCCGAGCGGCTCCAGGTGGACCGTGACGACGGGCGCGATGGTGGTCTTGTTCTTCTTGTTGAAGTCGTCGAGGTAGGGCTTGTGCTGGAAGAAGTTGGCACCCACCTCACCGCTTTGGGTCGCCGTGTTGGGCGTCACGTAGTCGGTGAACTCCTTGACCTCCAGCTTGAGGTCCGCGTCGGCGGCCAGGTTGTCCTTGACGAAGTCGAGGATCTGGGCGTGCGGGACGGCGCTGGCGGCGACGACGAGCGTGCCGCCCGGCGACGCGGACTTGGAGTCGGAGTCGGAGTCGGAGCCGCAGGCGGAGAGTCCGAGGGTGAGGGCTCCGACAGCGAGGACAGCGGTGGTGATCTTGGCGGTGTTACGCACGAAAAGTGCCTTTCTCCATGGGTGGTGCGGTGGTACGACCCCGAGGGGGTCATTCGGGGGGTCTAGAGGGTCTTGTCGGGCCGGGGTGCGACCTTGGTGACGACGAACGGGGTGATCTGACCGACGGGGGCGGTGGCGTCGTGACGCAGGAGCCGTAGCCGGGGTGCGGAGGAACTGCGTCCGCGTCGGTGCAGACCACGGGCCGCGTAGTCGCCTGCGAACTGGATGAGGGAGATGACCACGGCGAGGATCGCCACCGTGATCCACATCAGTTCCGTCTCGAAGCGCTGGTAGCCGTAGCGGACGGCGATGTCTCCGAGTCCGCCCGCACCGACCGTGCCCGCCATGGCGGAATAGCCGATGAGGGCGACGACCGTGGTGGTCGCGCTGGAGATCAGCGACGGCAGCGACTCGGGGACGAGGACCTTGCGGACGACGGTCCAGGTGCTGCCGCCCATCGACTGGACGGCCTCCACGAGTCCGTGGTCCACCTCGCGGACGGACGTTTCCACCAGTCGGGCGAAGAACGGGATGGCGCCGATGGCCAGAGGGACGATCGCGCCCTCACGGCCGATGGTGGTTCCGGTGATCGCCTTGGTGAAGGGCATCAACGCGACCATGAGCACGATGAAGGGCATCGAGCGGGTGACGTTGGCGATCTGGCCGATGACCTTGTTGGCGAACGCGTTGCCGAGGAGTCCGCCGCGGTCGGTGAGGACCAGGACGATACCGAGCGGCAACCCGACGACGACCGCGATCACGGT
Coding sequences within:
- the cbiE gene encoding precorrin-6y C5,15-methyltransferase (decarboxylating) subunit CbiE, yielding MADRVTVIGWDGSPLTATATSALTAATLVAGAAHHLALPEVPPGAERIRLGSIDLAARRIAGHRGTAVVLADGDPGFFGVVRTLRAPEHGLEVEVVPAVSSVATAFARAGMPWDDAQIVVAHPRTLRRAVNVCRAHPKVAVLTSPGAGPSELALLLEGVHRTFVICEELGTDREQVSVLTSDKAADHVWRDPNVVIVIGGSGVRPAPTAAWIAGREAGHPVGVRGWALPTDSYGGELPPRAADGGRGAGALEDALSRAEGESEEVRALQLARIGPRVGDLVWDVGSGSGAFAVDAARLGAAVIAVDVDADACARTDAAGRRAAVQLQVVHGRAPHVLERLPEPDVVRVGGGGAAVVSACADRRPERIVAHAFTRDEAEAIGAALGAGGYTVECALLQSVRLDPGDWEERERTVVFLLSGRAPDRAP
- a CDS encoding GNAT family N-acetyltransferase is translated as MTTTFPDVSISTERLVLRPFEEADIPAYTEMMNDELVAAWTSAPLPYTGDDARDWVRRIAPAQRTRGDGIALAVTEFLTQRLVGTIRLRNTNWHTLATEISYVTAPWARGEGYATESVLAVAKWLFRDQKFERMELRTPADNTASQQVAQKVGGISEGVLRNAWIARAQRDDGDWMDMRTDLIVWSLLPEDLEGGTDQMAQFGYASFNELN
- a CDS encoding MetQ/NlpA family ABC transporter substrate-binding protein, giving the protein MRNTAKITTAVLAVGALTLGLSACGSDSDSDSKSASPGGTLVVAASAVPHAQILDFVKDNLAADADLKLEVKEFTDYVTPNTATQSGEVGANFFQHKPYLDDFNKKNKTTIAPVVTVHLEPLGLYSNKVEKLTDLKDGATVALPNDTTNEARALKLLDQNGLIKLKAGAGNDATPKDIAENPKKIQFKELEAAQVPRSLDDVDAAVINGNYAVEAKLSPKDDSLVLEAAEGNPYGNFLAVKEGNEKDPQVVKLVKLLNSPEVKKFIQDEYDGSVIPAF
- a CDS encoding methionine ABC transporter permease, which gives rise to MTWSEMQPLLVDACWDTLYMVGWSTVIAVVVGLPLGIVLVLTDRGGLLGNAFANKVIGQIANVTRSMPFIVLMVALMPFTKAITGTTIGREGAIVPLAIGAIPFFARLVETSVREVDHGLVEAVQSMGGSTWTVVRKVLVPESLPSLISSATTTVVALIGYSAMAGTVGAGGLGDIAVRYGYQRFETELMWITVAILAVVISLIQFAGDYAARGLHRRGRSSSAPRLRLLRHDATAPVGQITPFVVTKVAPRPDKTL